ATGCAGAAATCTGCAGGTGTACACGAAGCGCATGGAAATGTGCAGCGCGGCATGTTGGTGGTAACTTTTGTGGCTCCAGCTTGGAACAAGTTGCGATCATTCTTTGTAGACGTATGTAGCGAAGATAGCTCAAGTCCTGGTTGACATCGCCATCAAACACAAAGCAGAACAGTCGCACACCTGCGTCTCCGATTTCACTCCCTGTACTTGTTCGTGAGCTAATGATCTGAGCTAGGTTTTTGTACCTCCAAAGATTTTGAAAGGGTCTTAAAAAACTGTACTTTCCCTTGACCATAGCACGCAGATGTAGTGTCACAGCCTGACCAAGCATGGATAAACagtatgtattttttctgtGCTGGTGTGATGTGCTCACAAGCTTCCTGTATGTTATACAACTTCACTGCTTCTTGTTTTCCTTTCCGTCCTTCTCTCCGCAGATATACCTGAGCCATACCATCACCCCAATGATGAAGCAGCATAACAAAGATGTCTGTGTCCTCGGCAACGACAGTCACACTTTGTGAGTTGCGTGCAAAGGAGATTGCCTTGTTTACGATCATTGTATCGGCATCACCTTTACTGATATGTATAGAATGATTACGCTGCTGTAAATGCTGTCCAAGCATTTTAATGAACTCAGTCTTATTTTTAGCATTGTTAAGAAAGGCGTCTTGCTTATCATGGGATTTCATGTCAGGCCTTGGAGAGACTGTAGCTGATGTTTTGGATGCGGTCCGTCTCGAGTGCTCGTGGTCTTTGGTGTTACACTCTTCGTACCCATCGAAAACAACGGTGGTAAGACCAAATTGTCTCTCGAGATATGATGAATATTCGTTTACGATCTCCTCGTAAGTAAGGCCCTTTCTCCATCGTACCCGGTGTAGCAGCCAGCCGCCATCCACTACGACAATGGGTTGCGGATCAAGTTCATGCGAAATGCAATTGCCCATTTCTTTCTGTATAACCTGTGCAAGATCTGCTTTGTCTGCTTTCCTCATGAATCCATCTTTGAAGAGGGCTGGTGGAATTGTGCACATTTCATGGGACATATATTTCTGGATATCTACGTCCATTCGTTTACTAATAGCACAACACCTGAGAAATAAAACGCTGGGGTCTATCGAGACACACTTGTCTTTAATTCGTACACTTGGTTGGAGATCCTGCAATGTGCGAACTTGCTGAGAACGTTTTATCTTCGCATCACTGTAGGTAACTCCATCTAGTGAGGCCTGTATGCTGGCACCAACCTTTTCAGCTTCATGACAATTAATTCCATCACCATCAGATGCCGTCAAACCAGTCGAAAGGGAACGAAGCTCTTCTATTTCATCATCAAATGGGTTATGGTCATCAAACCAAGAGAGGATATTTCGAAGGTCGATTGCGTCACGTTGTTGACGTGATTTGCTCATATCTATATGCTGGTCGGACGTTTCTCGATGTTGCTTGGTGAGGGTAGTCATTGCCTCGTGGATCCCTGCCCTCTGGTGCATTGTAAAGACCCATTGATGTCTTACGCTTTCGGTCATGCCACGTCCATGGGAGAGACCACCTCTGCTTTTTAGGGAACACATAAGGACTTGTTCGATCGTTAGATCTGACCAAAGTCCATTTAGTGGATGCTGGCTCCGCTGTACAGCATGACGTCCTTTATCGGTGAAAAACTGATATAGCAACGGATGTTCGTCAGGGAGAGCACGCATCATCTGAACGTAGAGCCGGAGACTTTTGGCGTAATGTATATGTCCAGTGGCCGCAAACAGGTTCAGAAGATTTGTACTGGCATTCAGATGCCCCTCCCATGATTTTGTACGCTCTGCCAAGATAAAATCGTTGATGACATGAATATGGAACAGGAACTGCACCCTAGTTTAGCAGTTTGGGATTTAGTTAGATAGTGAAGCCTCGGACATCTTGTAGAATGTATGTCTGAGGGGTGTGACTCTGTGACTATCGGCCAACAGATCCTAAGATATTTTTACAATCACATTACTAAGAGGTGAAGTTTCTAGATTGTTGAAGTCTAGTAAATTTTCAGGAGAGACATTCGAGGTCTTATTTTGTTCCGTTCTCGCGGACATGTTGATTTTCAACTGGGGGGGGAAAACAGTTCTTAGAGTTTAGTTGATAAGCGTTGATTACAAGGTATATGAATATTGCACGTAACTAGCGCGCGGTTACTTGCCTATGCCGCTCGTCATTTTCATGGAAGATTGCGTTGCGGGCCGTCTAACCTTGTGGCCAGATGCTTCTTCGATACCAGAACCTTTCATCAACTGAAATGCGCTCCCGACTGCACTCATAAGAGTGTGGAAGCCACCAAGTCTGATTACCACTGACTTTATTCTTTTCGACAGTACAATGTCAACGGCTTTTATAAAGAGAGGTTGGTCGAAGGTTAGTGTTGTCTCTTGCAGACCCATGCGTTTTCACCTCGCTATCGACAAAATCAATCACTGAAAACAAACAGCTGTAGTCACTTGGATTTAGATCGATGAGCGGCAAGATTGTGACCAACATCAACCTTCACTTCATCGCCATTCCTGAATGCCATTTGCATGAAACCGGACCAGTTTGTCCAATCAGGTGTTGGTTCCAGATTTTTCTGTACCATCAGAGCTGACTTCCATAAGACATTGGAGTAGTATGAAGACCCGGGAATTACATATGGTCGAAGAGAAGTAATCATTGGACTGAATCGATGCGACGCTAATCCTGGAAGTGTAGACTGAATATAAGGGATAATCCTGATACCCCCTGTCATGCACCAAATCATCCACATTCATTCTAGTTGCCCGTTTTACATGACTCTGGGGCAGGCTGGATACGCGCTCTTTTCCCACCGAATAACCCCCCCATGCCATGAAAGGTAACCTGACCCATCTATAGTGGGCAATGTTCACATCTGCATTGTCAGCAGCATACTGAACGAAATCAGATTGAGATTCTAGACTTGAAGCAGTTTTATCCTGTATGATAGAATGCTTGAATAAAGAAATTTCCGTGTAGGACGATGAAAATCCTAGTGAGCTCAATTGAATCAATTGAGCCATTCAGATCCAAAAACATGATCCATTTCCACTCCTAGTCCAAAAAGAATGGGTGACATTACTGATTTCGGTCTGACACCCCTGAGCGATGACATGCCCTATACCCAACACGCTTTAGGTCATTGCTCATCAAAGTATCTATGAATGTCAAGAGACATGGCGTCAAAAACGACCGTGCTTTCTCAATGCTGTGGATATCCTCTGCGTTTGGATATTCATCTTTGGTATAGTCATGTGCCCGTATCTCTTCTCGGATCACTTTTTGCAGCAGTGGTTACAATACGTTGGTACTcttgtttctttatttttaagTCGTTCGTCGTACCATCTCTCACTTATAAGATGAAGCCTGCCATGTCTCTAAAACAAACAACATCCTGACGTGTTCCCCCAAACGTTTGTGCGAAGAAAACGTGTTCACCATAATGGTTTACCAATTCACGTCTCAGGGACTTGGCAGAGTAAATATCGTTTTCCTCCTGCTAATTGACCCATGGTTGTTAGAAGATCGTCGATTGTGTACAAATCTATATCACCTTCAGTCTCTAGCCAATGACACAGAACTCAAAAAATGCTCATACACTTCTTGCTGTCCTTCGGCCTCCCAGCATTGGCTGGCTGGTCCAGAACAAGACTCTTGGGAATCACGTTGAAAAGGAGACTAGACAACGACTATGGTATCGGGCTTCCACAGCCACGAGATCGTGGCATCCATGGATCCGGTTTCGAACAGCATCGTTCCATGGGTGCTCCTTCTCCTCGCATAATGCAAGAATTCTATCTCTAAATTTGAGTGTTCGAACCTCAAACATTTCTGTACGATTTGGATGACGATCATCAAATGCAACATGTCGACATAGGAAGCAATTCTGTCTCCACATGAATAAATCATCGCCCGAGCGTAACCGCTTTGCACTGCTACAAGAGGCACTCTGTTTCTTTAAATCACAAAGTTTTCTCTTGTCAGTGTATTTTTTGCGGCATTCAGGGTGGACATGTGTGGTTCCAGGTACGGCATGCTGCAAATCGTATAATAGTGTATCGTCACCACAGATCTGGGATGCCTGTATCAAGCTATCGATACCTTTGCTGTACAATTTTGCCCTATCATTGTTCAATGATTCTCGGCAAATAATACATGTCAAACTTTCCGGATTACCCCCTTCCATACTATGAATGTCTAAAACGTTTGACTGGAGATTACACTTGTACAATAACAAACAAGAATGACAATAAAGTAATGAGACAAAACAATTAGtgaaattttgcaagaaaataTCGCTTGATAACTTTATGTGCGTTTGCTCCGCGCTTTGTAGGAGAAATCGAAGAACTCACGAGTAATGTACATTCACCCGACCAGATTTTGCTAATTCTGGTCATTTCGACCAAGTATTATACCTGCTATTGAATACAATTCTTCATTATAAACAATTGCTTTTCACCACAAATAAAACCAATGTTGTGATATACACACACAGAAACATACTCCATATTTAGTATTACACTGGAAAGTAAGGTTTGAATTGAGGCCGAAACCTATCGCTTCCCAGTCCCTAGATCTCGGTCATTTCGATGAAAAATCTGCACGTGCAGTTAGTTGGGCATAATTTTAAGCAATTACAATGTTTCTGTTAATCAATGTAGATTTtagtaattatatttttaaattatgacacGCACAtgcaaaaatttgttttaaaaaaaaatcaaagagcggggggaggggggggtaCTGGTTCCCGGGTGAGGGGGAGGCTGGAGGGGGGCTGTGTGAATTCAGGGGGACTTAGCAAATATTGTTCAGATACTGTAGTGTGTTTTTCAAACTAAATATTGAGGTTTTGAACATAATGTTgtaattatttgatataaatcgCTAGTAGGAGTAAACTAAAATGAATCGCTTTACCAATCTGACCACCCTAATTCAAACCCCAAGGAATTTTTTCCCCCAACACCTAGAGAtggggattttttttctgagatACTACGATACCTTTAGATTATGAAAAACCATAAATGAACTCTTTCGGAATTTTTGTCCCGCTAAAGTCATTTTGGGAGTTATACTGGTAGActataaggtttgatgaataaagctgaaaaaaccattcaaatggcttcagatgacgtataaacattagtttatataaaggaaatattttgtactgaaatttattgtttttataccctgaaatatgtttaaatgaaaacatacctgcagaagtacactttataattactaaaaacattgaaaaaatgtgtaatgaaatcgcagaccacaatttggcttcatagTCTCACCGtaatgtactcatttcacttcacttaTTGATGctaataaatgatttttggcagcactgccaaaaatcattttcagctcttgtttgtacatgtaaaattataacctatgcattgaaagcactgttattttcaaaaagttagtaatttttggtgatgaataatatattaaaagcttatcttgattcgtatgaaaaatacggcacatataccTTTAACATCAAGAGTACAGGAGTTATCAATAagcattttttacatttataataacatttttattttaattgtttaaatatgGAAAGGAATGTTGATTTGATAAATGCACAAGAAAGTAGTTACTTAATATATGAACATGACAAGGTCAAATAGAGTtctgaataaattaaattatcaaaGAAACAAATCCGTCTGGTTTTACTCTTTAACTCTTCATAATTATTTCAACAGCAGGATACCAGCGACTGATTAGTTACCGTCTGTATTAAGGCGGCCACAAGAGCCAACCAGACGATTAATTCGGTACTTTATTAGCCTTTAAGGTCCCAAAAATTATAAATGTCCAATTATTTATCTCGTAATTGTTTTCACAAACCTAATACGCTGGTAACGGTTCTCTAGAGGTTTGTATATAACTCCATACTCTCTAAATAGTTATCGTAGTCCTATATTCTACTGTCGTATTGAAGAAACCTCTGGAATGGAACTAATGAACATGTGTTTTGATCTAggataaaaataaaagtttgtgAACAAGCAAATTTTTTTGCAAAGATTgcataattttattaaattgttaattttatatgtgttttattatgttgtatgtCTTGTTATGAAACATGGTAGTGacgtcatacatgtacatgtatatataaactgagagccaatgaaaacgcaacactttttaattgaatattttcaattaaatgttttgttcatatcaaacaaattcATAATATAAAACTTTGAGCACCTTACCTATGTATACAATAATGATTCGCATGACTGAACTTGCCCTCGGGCCGTGAAGCGGTCGATTGATGAAAAAGTACCTATCTGCACGTGCACTCGGTATCAATGCGCGCTTGGTCTACCCATTACACGTGTACAGTCTGTTTTCCacattcagattttgaaaaCGCTGTTTAGTTTTGAAAACGGTGCCACAACATACGGATACCCAGCGTCATGAAGTTAGGAATATGTTAACAGGCGGACTTCCGCGGCGTGATATTGCGCGTAGAATGGAATGTTCGCCTTCTACTATTGTGAGACTTCATCAGCGGTACGTTCAAACGGGTTCTCTCAATGATAGACCGCGCCCTGGGAGGCAACGAGTGACATTGGATCGACAGGACCGTTACATCCGGGTCACCCATATCCATGACCGCTTCCAAACTGCCTCCCAAACGGCCAGAACAACGATAGGTATCAATGGAAGACGAATTTCGGTGTCTACTGTCCGCCGACGTTTGCGTAGCGCCGGATTGAAAGCCTGTAGACCCTTCCGTGGGAACATGTTGACACAACGTCGACGTCAAAATCACATGACGTTGACCCGGAGGCATCGACGTTGGCTCATGCGCCAATGGAGACGCGTACTGTTCACGGATAAAATCCCGCTTCCATCTCCGTGATAGTGACGGTAGAATTCGCGTGTGGAGACGACGGGGAGAGCATCACGTCGATTCGTGCGTCCGCGAATGTGACCGTTGGGGTGGTGGCAGTGTCATGGTGTTGGGAGGGATATCCTGCGACCGCAGGACGCCCCTTGTTATCGTGGACGGTAATGTGACCGCACGGCGTTACATCGACGAAGTCCTACAAACTACCGTTGTACCGTTCTTTCGTAATCATCCCGATGTCGACATTCTACAGCAACACAATGCTAGTGCGCACTCATGCAAGGTTGACCACAGACTTCCTTAATCAACAGAACAATCAAACACTGCCTTGGCCTGCCTTCTCCCCTGACCTTAGTCCGATTGAACACTTGCGGAACCAGTTAGGTTAAGCTGTGAAACGACGTCAGCCACAACCGCAAAATCGACGTGAACTTGAAATTGCCCTTCAGGAGGAGTGGAGGAACATTCAGCCAGTTAGAATTCAGCGTCTGGTTCGGTCCATGCCACGTAGGTGTCGTGCTTGTGTGGAGGCAAATGGTGGCCACATCAGATATTGATAGTGTGAAAATGGATTTGGGGGGTAGCGTTGAAACGTTTGTCTCATCCACATTCACGGGCAATCTTTGACTAACTCACTGGTAGGAAACGACTCTCGAAATGTATACCTTTGTAatgaaaattaagattttttctgtaatttttttGTTACCATTTCATTATGCATATTATAACAGTGTTGCGTTTTCATCGGctctcagtatatatatagagggAGATCAGTAGGCTCCGACGGGCCATTCCCTGATAAGGGACACTGTACATTCGGCTATATGCGAGAGGTCAAATGTCGTTGGTCAACGCGGGATAAAGTTTGGCCCCTGTTGATCAGCATCAATTGAACCCCACAGAATAT
This portion of the Argopecten irradians isolate NY chromosome 6, Ai_NY, whole genome shotgun sequence genome encodes:
- the LOC138326394 gene encoding uncharacterized protein, which encodes MLTGGLPRRDIARRMECSPSTIVRLHQRYVQTGSLNDRPRPGRQRVTLDRQDRYIRVTHIHDRFQTASQTARTTIGINGRRISVSTVRRRLRSAGLKACRPFRGNMLTQRRRQNHMTLTRRHRRWLMRQWRRVLFTDKIPLPSP